From the genome of Epinephelus moara isolate mb chromosome 10, YSFRI_EMoa_1.0, whole genome shotgun sequence, one region includes:
- the opa1 gene encoding dynamin-like 120 kDa protein, mitochondrial isoform X4, whose translation MLRVGSKAACMACRNLVSTNMGVRFRVPLQKLHPLSRAIHHRYSGNTNPQRPPHRTAARYFTSMSRLPMRPPKPPPGSGGRGHQQQRNFWVARLAARLLRLRYILLGSAVGGGYTAKKTYEEWKDMLPDFSEYNWVIPDFVWELSEQIDLDKLAKALPEMEEIAKLLPDFDKIGENFTFLKSLLSSETSGDPPLKATDSSAAATQDGSDKQYKKGLLGELILIQQQIQRHEEEVRRAAAANSARPPPPEPAPSPPPNPSPPQQKRKSSDKEKIDQLQEELLRTQLKYQRMLERLEKENKELRKVVLQKDDKGIHQRKVKKSLIDLYSEVLDILSDYDANYNTQDHLPRVVVVGDQSAGKTSVLEMIAQARIFPRGSGEMMTRSPVKVTLSEGPHHVALFKDSGREFDLTKEEDLAALRREIELRMRKSVKEGQTVSSETISLSVKGPGIQRMVLVDLPGVISTVTAGMATDTKETIFSISKAYMQNPNAIILCIQDGSVDAERSIVTDLVSQMDPQGKRTIFVLTKVDLAEKNLASPSRIQQIVEGKLFPMKALGYFAVVTGKGSSGESIDSIKDYEEDFFQNSRLLRDGMLKHHQVTTKNLSLAVSDCFWKMVRESVEQQADVFKASRFNLETEWKNNYPRLRELDRNELYEKAKNEILDEVISLSQVTPQHWESILQKKLWERVSTHVIENIYLPAAQTMDSGTFNTTVDIKLKQWTDKQLPHKALEVAWETLQEEFARFMAEYKGKDQDDIFDKLKEAVKDESIKRHKWNERAMDSLRVIQHNALEDRSITDKPQWDAAIQFMEETLQSRLKDTESVIRDMVGPGWRQRWFNWINRTPDQHIRNETKNELERLLKLHDEHTAYLANDEVTTVRKNLEARGVEVDPVLIKDTWHQLYRRHFLQKALSHCNLCKRGFYYYQRHFVDSELECNDVVLFWRIQRMLVITANTLRQQLTNTEVRRLEKNVKEVLDDFGEDMEKKTHLITGRRVQLAEDLKKVREIQEKLEAFIEALHKEK comes from the exons ATGTTGCGTGTCGGGAGTAAAGCTGCCTG CATGGCCTGCAGGAACCTGGTCTCCACCAACATGGGAGTGAGATTTCGGGTACcgctgcagaagctgcaccctCTGTCCCGTGCCATCCACCACCGCTACTCTGGAAACACCAACCCCCAGCGTCCACCTCATCGCACGGCAGCCCGCTATTTTACCTCCATGTCACGGTTGCCCATGCGGCCTCCCAAGCCTCCCCCAGGGTCAGGGGGCCGTGGCCACCAGCAGCAGCGCAACTTCTGGGTGGCCCGCCTCGCTGCCCGGCTGCTAAGGCTTCGATACATTCTGCTGGGGTCGGCAGTGGGAGGAGGATACACTGCTAAAAAG ACCTATGAGGAGTGGAAGGACATGCTGCCTGATTTTAGTGAATACAACTGGGTCATTCCTGATTTTGTCTGGGAACTGAGTGAACAAATTGATCTTG ATAAACTGGCCAAAGCTCTTCCAGAGATGGAGGAAATAGCCAAACTACTACCTGACTTCGACAAGATAGGCGAGAACTTCACTTTCCTCAAAAGCCTCCTGTCGTCTG aaacctcaggcgATCCTCCACTAAAAGCCACAGACTCCTCTGCTGCAGCCACACAAGATGGCAGCGACAAGCAGTACAAAAAG GGTCTGCTCGGCGAGCTCATTCTTATTCAGCAGCAGATCCAGCGGCACGAGGAGGAGGTCCGGCGGGCCGCGGCAGCCAATAGCGCGCGTCCCCCACCGCCAGAGCCTGCTCCCAGTCCGCCTCCGAACCCGAGCCCCCCTCAACAGAAACGCAAG TCATCAGACAAGGAAAAGATAGACCAGCTTCAAGAAGAACTTCTCCGTACACAG CTAAAATATCAGCGGATGCTGGAGAGACTGGAGAAGGAGAATAAAGAGTTAAGGAAAGTGGTGCTGCAAAAAGACGATAAAGGGATTCATCAAAGGAAAGTGAAG AAATCCCTCATTGACTTGTATTCTGAAGTGCTGGACATCTTGTCTGACTACGATGCCAACTACAACACCCAGGACCACCTACCCAGG GTGGTTGTGGTCGGGGATCAGAGTGCTGGAAAGACGAGTGTGCTGGAGATGATAGCCCAGGCCAGGATCTTCCCCAGGGGCTCAGGAGAGATGATGACCCGCTCTCCTGTCAAG GTAACACTAAGCGAAGGCCCCCACCATGTGGCCTTGTTTAAGGACAGTGGCCGAGAGTTTGACCTTACCAAGGAGGAGGAT CTGGCTGCACTGAGGCGTGAGATTGAgctgaggatgaggaagagTGTGAAGGAGGGACAGACCGTCAGCAGTGAG ACAATATCCCTGAGTGTCAAAGGCCCCGGCATCCAGAGGATGGTGCTTGTTGATTTACCAGGAGTCATCAGT ACTGTGACTGCAGGCATGGCAACAGATACTAAGGAAACCATCTTCAGCATCAGCAAGGCCTACATGCAGAACCCCAATGCAATCATCCTCTGTATTCAGG ATGGCAGTGTGGATGCGGAGAGGAGCATTGTCACAGACTTGGTGAGCCAGATGGACCCCCAGGGGAAGAGGACCATCTTTGTCCTGACCAAGGTGGACTTGGCTGAGAAGAACCTGGCCAGCCCGAGCAGA ATCCAGCAAATAGTCGAAGGAAAACTGTTTCCCATGAAGGCCCTGGGCTACTTTGCAGTGGTGACCGGAAAAG GGAGCAGTGGTGAAAGCATAGACTCCATTAAAGACTACGAGGAAGACTTCTTCCAGAACTCCAGATTACTAAG GGACGGCATGCTGAAGCACCACCAGGTGACCACAAAGAACTTGAGTCTGGCCGTCTCTGACTGCTTCTGGAAGATGGTCAGGGAGTCTGTTGAGCAGCAGGCTGATGTCTTTAAAG CATCTCGCTTCAACCTGGAGACAGAATGGAAGAACAACTATCCTCGTCtgagagagctggacagg aatGAACTCTACGAAAAGGCCAAAAATGAAATCTTGGATGAAGTCATTAGTTTGAGTCAAGTGACCCCACAACACTG gGAGTCCATCTTGCAGAAGAAGCTGTGGGAACGTGTTTCCACCCATGTGATTGAGAACATCTACCTGCCTGCTGCCCAAACAATGGACTCGGGCACCTTTAACACCACCGTCGACATCAAGCTCAAGCAGTGGACCGACAAGCAGCTTCCACACAAAGCACTGGAG GTTGCCTGGGAGACGCTGCAGGAAGAGTTTGCCCGCTTCATGGCTGAATACAAAGGCAAAGACCAGGACGACATTTTTGACAAGTTGAAGGAGGCTGTGAAGGACGAGAGCATCAAGAGGCACAAGTGGAATGAGAGGGCCATGGACAGCCTG AGGGTGATCCAACACAATGCCCTAGAAGACCGCTCCATCACAGACAAGCCTCAGTGGGATGCAGCAATACAGTTCATGGAGGAAACCCTGCAGTCACGCCTCAAAGACA CTGAGTCAGTAATCAGAGATATGGTGGGTCCAGGCTGGAGGCAGAGGTGGTTCAACTGGATCAATCGCACACCAGATCAG CACATTCGTAATGAAACGAAAAATGAGCTGGAGCGCTTGCTGAAGCTACACGATGAGCATACAGCCTACTTGGCCAATGACGAGGTCACCACAGTCAGGAAGAATCTGGAGGCACGAGGAGTTGAGGTTGACCCTGTGCTG ATCAAGGACACGTGGCATCAGCTGTATCGCCGACACTTCTTGCAGAAGGCGCTGTCTCACTGTAACCTCTGTAAGAGAGGTTTCTACTACTACCAGAGACACTTTGTTGACTCTGAG TTGGAGTGCAATGATGTGGTACTGTTCTGGAGGATCCAGAGGATGCTGGTCATCACGGCCAACACTCTCCGACAGCAGCTCACCAACACTGAGG TGCGCCGACTGGAGAAAAATGTGAAGGAGGTGCTGGATGACTTCGGGGAGGACATGGAGAAGAAGACCCACCTCATCACTGGACGCCGAGTCCAGCTGGCCGAGGATCTCA
- the opa1 gene encoding dynamin-like 120 kDa protein, mitochondrial isoform X5, which produces MLRVGSKAACMACRNLVSTNMGVRFRVPLQKLHPLSRAIHHRYSGNTNPQRPPHRTAARYFTSMSRLPMRPPKPPPGSGGRGHQQQRNFWVARLAARLLRLRYILLGSAVGGGYTAKKTYEEWKDMLPDFSEYNWVIPDFVWELSEQIDLDKLAKALPEMEEIAKLLPDFDKIGENFTFLKSLLSSGVSLGSEVKGASGLHLLLETSGDPPLKATDSSAAATQDGSDKQYKKSSDKEKIDQLQEELLRTQLKYQRMLERLEKENKELRKVVLQKDDKGIHQRKVKKSLIDLYSEVLDILSDYDANYNTQDHLPRVVVVGDQSAGKTSVLEMIAQARIFPRGSGEMMTRSPVKVTLSEGPHHVALFKDSGREFDLTKEEDLAALRREIELRMRKSVKEGQTVSSETISLSVKGPGIQRMVLVDLPGVISTVTAGMATDTKETIFSISKAYMQNPNAIILCIQDGSVDAERSIVTDLVSQMDPQGKRTIFVLTKVDLAEKNLASPSRIQQIVEGKLFPMKALGYFAVVTGKGSSGESIDSIKDYEEDFFQNSRLLRDGMLKHHQVTTKNLSLAVSDCFWKMVRESVEQQADVFKASRFNLETEWKNNYPRLRELDRNELYEKAKNEILDEVISLSQVTPQHWESILQKKLWERVSTHVIENIYLPAAQTMDSGTFNTTVDIKLKQWTDKQLPHKALEVAWETLQEEFARFMAEYKGKDQDDIFDKLKEAVKDESIKRHKWNERAMDSLRVIQHNALEDRSITDKPQWDAAIQFMEETLQSRLKDTESVIRDMVGPGWRQRWFNWINRTPDQHIRNETKNELERLLKLHDEHTAYLANDEVTTVRKNLEARGVEVDPVLIKDTWHQLYRRHFLQKALSHCNLCKRGFYYYQRHFVDSELECNDVVLFWRIQRMLVITANTLRQQLTNTEVRRLEKNVKEVLDDFGEDMEKKTHLITGRRVQLAEDLKKVREIQEKLEAFIEALHKEK; this is translated from the exons ATGTTGCGTGTCGGGAGTAAAGCTGCCTG CATGGCCTGCAGGAACCTGGTCTCCACCAACATGGGAGTGAGATTTCGGGTACcgctgcagaagctgcaccctCTGTCCCGTGCCATCCACCACCGCTACTCTGGAAACACCAACCCCCAGCGTCCACCTCATCGCACGGCAGCCCGCTATTTTACCTCCATGTCACGGTTGCCCATGCGGCCTCCCAAGCCTCCCCCAGGGTCAGGGGGCCGTGGCCACCAGCAGCAGCGCAACTTCTGGGTGGCCCGCCTCGCTGCCCGGCTGCTAAGGCTTCGATACATTCTGCTGGGGTCGGCAGTGGGAGGAGGATACACTGCTAAAAAG ACCTATGAGGAGTGGAAGGACATGCTGCCTGATTTTAGTGAATACAACTGGGTCATTCCTGATTTTGTCTGGGAACTGAGTGAACAAATTGATCTTG ATAAACTGGCCAAAGCTCTTCCAGAGATGGAGGAAATAGCCAAACTACTACCTGACTTCGACAAGATAGGCGAGAACTTCACTTTCCTCAAAAGCCTCCTGTCGTCTG GTGTGAGTTTGGGTAGTGAAGTCAAAGGAGCTTCTGGTCTGCATCTGTTGTTAG aaacctcaggcgATCCTCCACTAAAAGCCACAGACTCCTCTGCTGCAGCCACACAAGATGGCAGCGACAAGCAGTACAAAAAG TCATCAGACAAGGAAAAGATAGACCAGCTTCAAGAAGAACTTCTCCGTACACAG CTAAAATATCAGCGGATGCTGGAGAGACTGGAGAAGGAGAATAAAGAGTTAAGGAAAGTGGTGCTGCAAAAAGACGATAAAGGGATTCATCAAAGGAAAGTGAAG AAATCCCTCATTGACTTGTATTCTGAAGTGCTGGACATCTTGTCTGACTACGATGCCAACTACAACACCCAGGACCACCTACCCAGG GTGGTTGTGGTCGGGGATCAGAGTGCTGGAAAGACGAGTGTGCTGGAGATGATAGCCCAGGCCAGGATCTTCCCCAGGGGCTCAGGAGAGATGATGACCCGCTCTCCTGTCAAG GTAACACTAAGCGAAGGCCCCCACCATGTGGCCTTGTTTAAGGACAGTGGCCGAGAGTTTGACCTTACCAAGGAGGAGGAT CTGGCTGCACTGAGGCGTGAGATTGAgctgaggatgaggaagagTGTGAAGGAGGGACAGACCGTCAGCAGTGAG ACAATATCCCTGAGTGTCAAAGGCCCCGGCATCCAGAGGATGGTGCTTGTTGATTTACCAGGAGTCATCAGT ACTGTGACTGCAGGCATGGCAACAGATACTAAGGAAACCATCTTCAGCATCAGCAAGGCCTACATGCAGAACCCCAATGCAATCATCCTCTGTATTCAGG ATGGCAGTGTGGATGCGGAGAGGAGCATTGTCACAGACTTGGTGAGCCAGATGGACCCCCAGGGGAAGAGGACCATCTTTGTCCTGACCAAGGTGGACTTGGCTGAGAAGAACCTGGCCAGCCCGAGCAGA ATCCAGCAAATAGTCGAAGGAAAACTGTTTCCCATGAAGGCCCTGGGCTACTTTGCAGTGGTGACCGGAAAAG GGAGCAGTGGTGAAAGCATAGACTCCATTAAAGACTACGAGGAAGACTTCTTCCAGAACTCCAGATTACTAAG GGACGGCATGCTGAAGCACCACCAGGTGACCACAAAGAACTTGAGTCTGGCCGTCTCTGACTGCTTCTGGAAGATGGTCAGGGAGTCTGTTGAGCAGCAGGCTGATGTCTTTAAAG CATCTCGCTTCAACCTGGAGACAGAATGGAAGAACAACTATCCTCGTCtgagagagctggacagg aatGAACTCTACGAAAAGGCCAAAAATGAAATCTTGGATGAAGTCATTAGTTTGAGTCAAGTGACCCCACAACACTG gGAGTCCATCTTGCAGAAGAAGCTGTGGGAACGTGTTTCCACCCATGTGATTGAGAACATCTACCTGCCTGCTGCCCAAACAATGGACTCGGGCACCTTTAACACCACCGTCGACATCAAGCTCAAGCAGTGGACCGACAAGCAGCTTCCACACAAAGCACTGGAG GTTGCCTGGGAGACGCTGCAGGAAGAGTTTGCCCGCTTCATGGCTGAATACAAAGGCAAAGACCAGGACGACATTTTTGACAAGTTGAAGGAGGCTGTGAAGGACGAGAGCATCAAGAGGCACAAGTGGAATGAGAGGGCCATGGACAGCCTG AGGGTGATCCAACACAATGCCCTAGAAGACCGCTCCATCACAGACAAGCCTCAGTGGGATGCAGCAATACAGTTCATGGAGGAAACCCTGCAGTCACGCCTCAAAGACA CTGAGTCAGTAATCAGAGATATGGTGGGTCCAGGCTGGAGGCAGAGGTGGTTCAACTGGATCAATCGCACACCAGATCAG CACATTCGTAATGAAACGAAAAATGAGCTGGAGCGCTTGCTGAAGCTACACGATGAGCATACAGCCTACTTGGCCAATGACGAGGTCACCACAGTCAGGAAGAATCTGGAGGCACGAGGAGTTGAGGTTGACCCTGTGCTG ATCAAGGACACGTGGCATCAGCTGTATCGCCGACACTTCTTGCAGAAGGCGCTGTCTCACTGTAACCTCTGTAAGAGAGGTTTCTACTACTACCAGAGACACTTTGTTGACTCTGAG TTGGAGTGCAATGATGTGGTACTGTTCTGGAGGATCCAGAGGATGCTGGTCATCACGGCCAACACTCTCCGACAGCAGCTCACCAACACTGAGG TGCGCCGACTGGAGAAAAATGTGAAGGAGGTGCTGGATGACTTCGGGGAGGACATGGAGAAGAAGACCCACCTCATCACTGGACGCCGAGTCCAGCTGGCCGAGGATCTCA
- the opa1 gene encoding dynamin-like 120 kDa protein, mitochondrial isoform X6: MLRVGSKAACMACRNLVSTNMGVRFRVPLQKLHPLSRAIHHRYSGNTNPQRPPHRTAARYFTSMSRLPMRPPKPPPGSGGRGHQQQRNFWVARLAARLLRLRYILLGSAVGGGYTAKKTYEEWKDMLPDFSEYNWVIPDFVWELSEQIDLDKLAKALPEMEEIAKLLPDFDKIGENFTFLKSLLSSETSGDPPLKATDSSAAATQDGSDKQYKKSSDKEKIDQLQEELLRTQLKYQRMLERLEKENKELRKVVLQKDDKGIHQRKVKKSLIDLYSEVLDILSDYDANYNTQDHLPRVVVVGDQSAGKTSVLEMIAQARIFPRGSGEMMTRSPVKVTLSEGPHHVALFKDSGREFDLTKEEDLAALRREIELRMRKSVKEGQTVSSETISLSVKGPGIQRMVLVDLPGVISTVTAGMATDTKETIFSISKAYMQNPNAIILCIQDGSVDAERSIVTDLVSQMDPQGKRTIFVLTKVDLAEKNLASPSRIQQIVEGKLFPMKALGYFAVVTGKGSSGESIDSIKDYEEDFFQNSRLLRDGMLKHHQVTTKNLSLAVSDCFWKMVRESVEQQADVFKASRFNLETEWKNNYPRLRELDRNELYEKAKNEILDEVISLSQVTPQHWESILQKKLWERVSTHVIENIYLPAAQTMDSGTFNTTVDIKLKQWTDKQLPHKALEVAWETLQEEFARFMAEYKGKDQDDIFDKLKEAVKDESIKRHKWNERAMDSLRVIQHNALEDRSITDKPQWDAAIQFMEETLQSRLKDTESVIRDMVGPGWRQRWFNWINRTPDQHIRNETKNELERLLKLHDEHTAYLANDEVTTVRKNLEARGVEVDPVLIKDTWHQLYRRHFLQKALSHCNLCKRGFYYYQRHFVDSELECNDVVLFWRIQRMLVITANTLRQQLTNTEVRRLEKNVKEVLDDFGEDMEKKTHLITGRRVQLAEDLKKVREIQEKLEAFIEALHKEK; encoded by the exons ATGTTGCGTGTCGGGAGTAAAGCTGCCTG CATGGCCTGCAGGAACCTGGTCTCCACCAACATGGGAGTGAGATTTCGGGTACcgctgcagaagctgcaccctCTGTCCCGTGCCATCCACCACCGCTACTCTGGAAACACCAACCCCCAGCGTCCACCTCATCGCACGGCAGCCCGCTATTTTACCTCCATGTCACGGTTGCCCATGCGGCCTCCCAAGCCTCCCCCAGGGTCAGGGGGCCGTGGCCACCAGCAGCAGCGCAACTTCTGGGTGGCCCGCCTCGCTGCCCGGCTGCTAAGGCTTCGATACATTCTGCTGGGGTCGGCAGTGGGAGGAGGATACACTGCTAAAAAG ACCTATGAGGAGTGGAAGGACATGCTGCCTGATTTTAGTGAATACAACTGGGTCATTCCTGATTTTGTCTGGGAACTGAGTGAACAAATTGATCTTG ATAAACTGGCCAAAGCTCTTCCAGAGATGGAGGAAATAGCCAAACTACTACCTGACTTCGACAAGATAGGCGAGAACTTCACTTTCCTCAAAAGCCTCCTGTCGTCTG aaacctcaggcgATCCTCCACTAAAAGCCACAGACTCCTCTGCTGCAGCCACACAAGATGGCAGCGACAAGCAGTACAAAAAG TCATCAGACAAGGAAAAGATAGACCAGCTTCAAGAAGAACTTCTCCGTACACAG CTAAAATATCAGCGGATGCTGGAGAGACTGGAGAAGGAGAATAAAGAGTTAAGGAAAGTGGTGCTGCAAAAAGACGATAAAGGGATTCATCAAAGGAAAGTGAAG AAATCCCTCATTGACTTGTATTCTGAAGTGCTGGACATCTTGTCTGACTACGATGCCAACTACAACACCCAGGACCACCTACCCAGG GTGGTTGTGGTCGGGGATCAGAGTGCTGGAAAGACGAGTGTGCTGGAGATGATAGCCCAGGCCAGGATCTTCCCCAGGGGCTCAGGAGAGATGATGACCCGCTCTCCTGTCAAG GTAACACTAAGCGAAGGCCCCCACCATGTGGCCTTGTTTAAGGACAGTGGCCGAGAGTTTGACCTTACCAAGGAGGAGGAT CTGGCTGCACTGAGGCGTGAGATTGAgctgaggatgaggaagagTGTGAAGGAGGGACAGACCGTCAGCAGTGAG ACAATATCCCTGAGTGTCAAAGGCCCCGGCATCCAGAGGATGGTGCTTGTTGATTTACCAGGAGTCATCAGT ACTGTGACTGCAGGCATGGCAACAGATACTAAGGAAACCATCTTCAGCATCAGCAAGGCCTACATGCAGAACCCCAATGCAATCATCCTCTGTATTCAGG ATGGCAGTGTGGATGCGGAGAGGAGCATTGTCACAGACTTGGTGAGCCAGATGGACCCCCAGGGGAAGAGGACCATCTTTGTCCTGACCAAGGTGGACTTGGCTGAGAAGAACCTGGCCAGCCCGAGCAGA ATCCAGCAAATAGTCGAAGGAAAACTGTTTCCCATGAAGGCCCTGGGCTACTTTGCAGTGGTGACCGGAAAAG GGAGCAGTGGTGAAAGCATAGACTCCATTAAAGACTACGAGGAAGACTTCTTCCAGAACTCCAGATTACTAAG GGACGGCATGCTGAAGCACCACCAGGTGACCACAAAGAACTTGAGTCTGGCCGTCTCTGACTGCTTCTGGAAGATGGTCAGGGAGTCTGTTGAGCAGCAGGCTGATGTCTTTAAAG CATCTCGCTTCAACCTGGAGACAGAATGGAAGAACAACTATCCTCGTCtgagagagctggacagg aatGAACTCTACGAAAAGGCCAAAAATGAAATCTTGGATGAAGTCATTAGTTTGAGTCAAGTGACCCCACAACACTG gGAGTCCATCTTGCAGAAGAAGCTGTGGGAACGTGTTTCCACCCATGTGATTGAGAACATCTACCTGCCTGCTGCCCAAACAATGGACTCGGGCACCTTTAACACCACCGTCGACATCAAGCTCAAGCAGTGGACCGACAAGCAGCTTCCACACAAAGCACTGGAG GTTGCCTGGGAGACGCTGCAGGAAGAGTTTGCCCGCTTCATGGCTGAATACAAAGGCAAAGACCAGGACGACATTTTTGACAAGTTGAAGGAGGCTGTGAAGGACGAGAGCATCAAGAGGCACAAGTGGAATGAGAGGGCCATGGACAGCCTG AGGGTGATCCAACACAATGCCCTAGAAGACCGCTCCATCACAGACAAGCCTCAGTGGGATGCAGCAATACAGTTCATGGAGGAAACCCTGCAGTCACGCCTCAAAGACA CTGAGTCAGTAATCAGAGATATGGTGGGTCCAGGCTGGAGGCAGAGGTGGTTCAACTGGATCAATCGCACACCAGATCAG CACATTCGTAATGAAACGAAAAATGAGCTGGAGCGCTTGCTGAAGCTACACGATGAGCATACAGCCTACTTGGCCAATGACGAGGTCACCACAGTCAGGAAGAATCTGGAGGCACGAGGAGTTGAGGTTGACCCTGTGCTG ATCAAGGACACGTGGCATCAGCTGTATCGCCGACACTTCTTGCAGAAGGCGCTGTCTCACTGTAACCTCTGTAAGAGAGGTTTCTACTACTACCAGAGACACTTTGTTGACTCTGAG TTGGAGTGCAATGATGTGGTACTGTTCTGGAGGATCCAGAGGATGCTGGTCATCACGGCCAACACTCTCCGACAGCAGCTCACCAACACTGAGG TGCGCCGACTGGAGAAAAATGTGAAGGAGGTGCTGGATGACTTCGGGGAGGACATGGAGAAGAAGACCCACCTCATCACTGGACGCCGAGTCCAGCTGGCCGAGGATCTCA